The genomic stretch TAGTCACAGACGGACTCGAACCGTCTTACAGCCATTGTGACTACTGCTTTTGCTGAATCTCAGCTACTCGCGAAATTTTAGTATGTTCCCAGCACATTTTGTAACAAGGTATCATCCTTCCACCTCACTCGTTATCTGTAATCGTTACAGGAAGAATGCTTTCAGGCATGTACTCAACTTCGTACTTGTATTTATTGACGTTAGTCCCATCCGTCAAGTCCTCAACAACATACATGTTATTTTTGGTCATATTAATTAAATGCTTCCTGTATTTTCCTTTTGATACTTCAGCAATAACGACCAATTTCTTGCTGTTTGACGTGTTAACCGAGATAAGACCTTCGACCTTAAATTCAATCTTGTCTGTACGGGTGTTGATAACCGCCACACGTCTGCGAACATTAAAATTATCCGCTTCCTTACTAATGTTGTAAGAAACTTTATCAGATTCTGTAGAGCAACCTGACAACGTAGTTAATCCAACTGCCATTAGTGCTGCTCCTACTAAAACTGCTATTTTTTTATTCTTCATCTATTTCTACCTCTAAAATTTCATCTAATTTATCTTGAATTAGCTCAAGTGAACCTGAAATATTGTCAGTCTGTATACGTACTATTGCAATAAGTATTGCTATTTGAAGTATAAAAATTACAAATTCAAAATATAATACCATTCCAATCATTCTTCCACCTCTTCAATTTCATACATTTTATTATCCAACACACCTAACTCTTCCCAATCTTTTTTTGAAAGTTTAAGTATATGAAAGTGGTCTAAGCCATGATAGTAACCAGTTTTAGTATAATTTTGAGATAAGTACTCACCTGTCAGCTTGTGTCTCGCTCTATACAGCTTCTCTTTCTCGACTTCATAACCGTAAATAATAGCATCTACTAAGCGGCGTTTTACACTTCTAGTGTCTTCTTTCCCTTCACCATATTCATATGGTAGTTTAACCTGTTCACCATAGTCACTAAAGCAAAAGTCATTTCCCCAACCTTGACGTGTAATGATATACAATTGGTTCTCTCTGCTTATGTAACGTGCTTTTAATTTTTTTATCCACTTAGCTTCTTCTTTAGTCAAAACTGGCTTTTCTGGTTCATCAATTGCTTCAACATAACTTAGAGCAGTAATTAGTCCCTCATTATATCTTTCATCTTCATAAGTAGTAAAACCAAGAATTTTTTCATCTTCTATACCTTTGACTGTTTCTTGTTTGTTCATTTTGTTTTATCTCCTTACATTCCAAATTTCTAACAACAGAGAGCTTTTAAAAGGCATTCTTTTCTATATAGCTTGCGTCTGATTTTTTCACGTTCGCTTTTCTCAGATTTCTTTTTTATTTTTTCAAAGTCATTTTCATCAACCACTCGCTTGCTAAGTATCTCGCCCTCTTTTTGCATTTTAAGAAACTTCCATTCTTTCAATCCAAAAAATTTGAGTGCTTCTTGCTTAGTCCCTTCAAATGATTGTTTAGTCGTTGAATTGAAATACTGTCTGATAATTGGCTTTGGTTTGATTTTAATTTCACCCACTCGTTCCTTCGTCACACGTCTTGTTCGAAGATAACCTTTAACGGTCGGCAATGCCACACCTAAATGTTCAGCGTACTCATTAAACGTACCTTCAAACGTTTCATCCGTTTTCGTGTCCAAAAATTTGTAAATACCTTTAACGTTGTTTGCCATACATCAGCTCCTTCATGCGTTTAACTGTCACATCGTCTGGCAAAGTCGCAAGACACAACAAACGATTAGCTTCATTCGGTGTCACATGCAACATTTTGCCAATTTCAATGTAACTTCTTAAATGTTTTCTTTTCGTCCAATCAACAAAACTAGCCAACACATCAAGCGGTGTTTCCTCGTGATGTTCGTACCAAATCACACAATGTTTTGCTGCTAAATTATTTGATCCTTTGCTCATATTTTTACCTCAAAAATAGTAAAGGTAACCGAGTAACCGATAAAAAACACTTTTTTATATATTTATTACACCTATTTTTTTAAGAATCCCTTTATATCAACGTTTCTTTATATATTTACTATTTTTATAATACTTTTTAATAAAATATAGGTTATCGGTTACCTTATATATAAGAAACTCATTAATATCAAGGGTTTAAGGCGGTAACCGTTCTTTAATTTTATCGGTTACTATCGGTTGCCATCGGTTACTTTTCGTCCAAAAGGTAACCGTAAGTAACCGATAAAACACTAAAAGTAACCGAACTATTTTTGATTTTTTCGCCTAAATCCTTTAGTGTTTTTACCAGCAATTTTAAATTGCTTTT from Streptococcus ruminicola encodes the following:
- a CDS encoding DUF1642 domain-containing protein translates to MNKQETVKGIEDEKILGFTTYEDERYNEGLITALSYVEAIDEPEKPVLTKEEAKWIKKLKARYISRENQLYIITRQGWGNDFCFSDYGEQVKLPYEYGEGKEDTRSVKRRLVDAIIYGYEVEKEKLYRARHKLTGEYLSQNYTKTGYYHGLDHFHILKLSKKDWEELGVLDNKMYEIEEVEE